The sequence below is a genomic window from Planctomycetota bacterium.
CGCAGGACCAAATGGACGCACTGGGCGAGCAAGGCGTCGCGCTCGTCAAGGCCGACCTGACCAAACGCGACGCCCCCGGCTGGCCGTTGCTGGCGGAGCTGAACCCGGCCCGGGCGATTCCGTTCACGGCGGTCTACCTGCCCGGTGAATCATCGCCGCGGAAACTCACCGGTATCTATGACGCCGGCGAGCTGAACGAGAACCTCGGGCTGAACCGCGAAGAGGCGAAGTAGCGAAGGGCCGCGAAGGAAGAGTTGCAATGGGTTTTGGCAAACAGTCTTCGTGATCACTGCGCGGCCCTTCGCCTCTTGGCGTCTTCGCGGTTCAGGAATCGGGTTACGCTCACCCAGTGCACTGGCGATTCGACGAGGTGGCCGACGCCGTGAGCGAGGTGCTCCAGGATGCGGAGGCCAACCTCAA
It includes:
- a CDS encoding thioredoxin family protein, with protein sequence VTGVIALLLGGGTLPLAYRLANPPTGWVKFADADIATLQADGPVVVKFTADWCANCQTIEQLVFGTQDQMDALGEQGVALVKADLTKRDAPGWPLLAELNPARAIPFTAVYLPGESSPRKLTGIYDAGELNENLGLNREEAK